One window of Elaeis guineensis isolate ETL-2024a chromosome 11, EG11, whole genome shotgun sequence genomic DNA carries:
- the LOC105054060 gene encoding cytochrome P450 84A1: MRLKGRATMDFLQDPSTTRFITFFLIPFSLLFVLSLRRRRKLPLPPGPRPLPIIGNMLMMDQLTHRGLAKLAEKYGGLCHLRLGYLHAFAVSTPDVARQVLQVQDNAFSNRPATIAITYLTYDRADMAFAHYGPFWRQMRKLCVMKLFSRKRAESWASVRDEVDTTLRAASDRRGSPVNLGELVFNLTKNIIFRAAFGTHNHEDQDEFIGILQEFSKLFGAFNIGDFIPWLSWMDMQGINKRLKAARGSLDRFIDKILDEHLANPKVADAEDADMVDDMLAFLGDSPAGKGGAGGDLQGYLKLTRDNIKAIIMDVMFGGTETVASAIEWALAELMRKPEELKRVQQELADVVGLDRKVHESDLDKLSYLKCAIKETLRLHPPIPLLLHETAEDCEIAGYAVPKKSRVMINVWAIGRDKSAWKDAETFRPSRFTPDGDSAGVDFRGNYFELLPFGSGRRSCPGMQLGLYALELAVAQLMHCFNWSLPDGMKPSELDMGDVFGLTAPRAVRLVAVPTPRLNCALF; encoded by the exons ATGCGTCTCAAAGGAAGAGCAACCATGGATTTCCTCCAAGATCCTAGTACCACTCGCTTCATAACGTTCTTCCTCAtacctttctctctcctctttgtaCTTTCTTTGCGGCGGCGGCGGAAGCTCCCTCTTCCGCCGGGGCCGAGGCCGCTGCCGATCATCGGCAACATGCTGATGATGGACCAGCTGACCCACCGCGGCCTCGCGAAGCTCGCCGAGAAGTATGGCGGGCTCTGCCACCTCCGCCTCGGCTACCTCCACGCCTTCGCCGTGTCGACGCCCGACGTGGCCCGGCAGGTCCTCCAGGTGCAGGACAACGCCTTCTCCAACCGCCCGGCCACCATCGCCATCACCTACCTCACCTACGACCGCGCCGACATGGCCTTCGCCCACTACGGCCCCTTCTGGCGCCAGATGCGCAAGCTCTGCGTCATGAAGCTGTTCAGCCGCAAGCGCGCCGAGTCCTGGGCCTCCGTCCGCGACGAGGTCGACACCACCCTCCGCGCCGCCTCCGACCGGAGAGGCTCCCCCGTCAACCTGGGCGAGCTCGTCTTCAACCTCACCAAGAACATCATCTTCCGGGCCGCTTTTGGAACCCACAACCATGAGGACCAGGATGAGTTCATCGGAATCCTCCAGGAGTTCTCGAAGCTCTTCGGCGCCTTCAACATCGGTGACTTCATCCCCTGGCTCAGCTGGATGGACATGCAGGGCATCAACAAGAGGCTCAAGGCGGCGCGGGGGTCCCTCGACCGCTTCATCGACAAGATCCTCGACGAGCACCTGGCTAACCCCAAGGTGGCCGACGCCGAGGATGCCGACATGGTCGACGACATGCTCGCCTTCCTTGGGGACTCCCCAGCCGGCAAAGGTGGGGCGGGTGGTGATCTCCAGGGATATCTGAAGCTCACCAGGGATAACATCAAGGCCATAATCATG GATGTGATGTTCGGTGGCACGGAGACGGTGGCCTCGGCGATCGAGTGGGCCCTGGCGGAGCTAATGAGGAAGCCGGAAGAGCTAAAGCGGGTGCAGCAAGAGCTGGCCGACGTGGTGGGACTCGACCGCAAGGTCCACGAGAGCGACCTCGACAAGCTCTCCTACCTCAAGTGCGCCATCAAAGAGACCCTCCGCCTCCACCCTCCCATCCCCCTCCTCCTCCACGAGACCGCCGAGGATTGCGAGATCGCCGGCTACGCCGTCCCGAAGAAATCGAGAGTCATGATCAACGTCTGGGCCATCGGCCGTGACAAGTCGGCGTGGAAGGATGCCGAGACTTTCCGGCCGTCGAGGTTCACCCCCGACGGCGACAGTGCCGGGGTCGACTTCAGAGGGAACTACTTCGAGCTCCTCCCTTTCGGCTCGGGCCGGCGGTCGTGCCCGGGGATGCAGCTGGGCCTGTATGCGCTCGAGCTGGCCGTGGCGCAGCTCATGCACTGCTTCAACTGGTCCCTGCCGGATGGGATGAAGCCGAGCGAGCTCGACATGGGTGACGTGTTCGGGCTCACCGCACCGAGGGCGGTCCGGCTTGTCGCTGTCCCGACTCCAAGGCTCAATTGTGCACTGTTCTGA